In Myxococcaceae bacterium JPH2, the following are encoded in one genomic region:
- the rplL gene encoding 50S ribosomal protein L7/L12: MADLNAIVEQLSSLTILEAADLVKQLEAKWGVSAAAAVAVAAGPAAAAAPVEEKTEFTVVLANAGANKINVIKEIRAITGLGLKEAKDLVEGAPKTVKEGVNKDDAKKIKEQLVAAGATVEVK, encoded by the coding sequence ATGGCAGATCTGAACGCGATTGTTGAGCAGCTCTCCTCCCTGACCATCCTGGAGGCCGCTGACCTGGTGAAGCAGCTCGAGGCCAAGTGGGGCGTCTCCGCCGCCGCCGCTGTTGCCGTGGCCGCCGGCCCGGCCGCCGCCGCTGCTCCTGTTGAGGAGAAGACGGAGTTCACGGTGGTTCTCGCGAACGCGGGCGCCAACAAGATCAACGTCATCAAGGAGATCCGCGCGATCACCGGCCTGGGCCTGAAGGAGGCCAAGGACCTGGTCGAGGGCGCGCCCAAGACCGTCAAGGAGGGCGTCAACAAGGACGACGCCAAGAAGATCAAGGAGCAGCTGGTCGCTGCTGGCGCCACCGTCGAGGTCAAGTAG
- the secE gene encoding preprotein translocase subunit SecE, translating to MATASEASQQANRSGMDPKRLVVIFYLVAGIVLALFLEHVFGLLWARVGWNDRELFEGLGWRVSSLVGYLLALALVVGAYVNPKSHALSVDVATELMKVTWPSWSETRASTLAVVVASVVAAVLLFFIDTVAYNLMVEWLPAVWGKL from the coding sequence ATGGCGACGGCATCAGAGGCCAGCCAGCAGGCTAACCGCTCGGGCATGGACCCGAAGCGGCTCGTTGTCATTTTCTATCTCGTTGCCGGCATCGTCCTCGCCCTCTTCCTGGAGCATGTCTTCGGGCTGTTGTGGGCTCGGGTTGGCTGGAACGACCGCGAACTCTTTGAGGGATTGGGCTGGCGCGTTTCGTCCTTGGTCGGCTACCTGCTCGCCTTGGCGCTGGTCGTGGGCGCGTACGTCAACCCGAAGAGCCACGCCCTGTCCGTGGACGTCGCCACGGAGTTGATGAAGGTCACCTGGCCTTCCTGGTCGGAGACCCGGGCGTCGACCCTGGCCGTCGTCGTGGCCTCGGTTGTGGCCGCGGTGCTGCTCTTCTTCATTGATACCGTCGCCTACAACTTGATGGTGGAGTGGCTGCCAGCTGTCTGGGGGAAGCTGTAA
- the rpmG gene encoding 50S ribosomal protein L33, with translation MPKGNRSIISLECTTCKERNYTTTKNKRKSQDKLELSKFCPRCRKHTDHKEGKV, from the coding sequence ATGCCGAAGGGTAATCGTTCCATCATCTCGCTCGAGTGCACCACGTGCAAAGAGCGCAACTACACGACCACGAAGAACAAGCGGAAGAGCCAGGACAAGCTCGAGTTGAGCAAGTTCTGTCCTCGGTGCCGCAAGCACACGGACCACAAAGAAGGTAAGGTCTAG
- a CDS encoding 50S ribosomal protein L1: MAQNGKKFRAAAELVDRNKRYPIAEGFQLLKKTVDSRATKYDQTVDVAINLGVDPKHADQMVRGAVVLPHGTGATVRVAVFAKGERATEAANAGADVVGAEDLQKRIEEGFLDFDTVIATPDMMGVVGRLGKVLGPRGLMPNPKVGTVTMDVAKAIRESKGGKVDFRAEKAGIVHAKMGKASFTADKLEANLNALLDHVMKLKPATAKGVYLKGIAISTTMGPGIKLDTTEVLLRHR; the protein is encoded by the coding sequence ATGGCTCAGAATGGGAAGAAGTTCCGCGCGGCCGCCGAGCTGGTGGACCGCAACAAGCGCTACCCGATCGCCGAGGGCTTTCAGCTCCTGAAGAAGACGGTCGATTCGCGCGCGACGAAGTACGACCAGACGGTCGACGTGGCCATCAACCTGGGCGTGGACCCGAAGCACGCGGACCAGATGGTCCGTGGCGCCGTCGTCCTCCCCCACGGCACGGGCGCCACCGTGCGCGTCGCCGTGTTCGCCAAGGGCGAGCGCGCCACTGAGGCGGCCAACGCGGGCGCGGACGTGGTGGGCGCCGAGGATCTGCAGAAGCGCATCGAGGAGGGTTTCCTCGATTTCGATACCGTCATCGCCACCCCGGACATGATGGGTGTCGTCGGTCGCCTCGGTAAGGTGCTCGGTCCTCGTGGCCTCATGCCGAACCCGAAGGTCGGCACGGTGACCATGGACGTCGCCAAGGCCATCCGCGAGTCCAAGGGCGGTAAGGTCGACTTCCGCGCGGAGAAGGCCGGTATCGTCCACGCGAAGATGGGCAAGGCCTCCTTCACGGCGGACAAGCTCGAGGCCAACCTCAACGCCCTGCTGGATCACGTGATGAAGCTCAAGCCGGCCACGGCGAAGGGCGTCTACCTGAAGGGCATCGCGATCTCGACCACGATGGGTCCGGGCATCAAGCTCGACACCACCGAGGTCCTGCTCCGTCACCGGTAG
- the rplK gene encoding 50S ribosomal protein L11, with protein sequence MKKVTGQVKLQIPAGKANPAPPIGPALGQQGVNIMEFCKQFNAKTQAEAKEGLIIPVIITVYQDRSFTFILKTPPAAILIKKAAGLHTEKKKGSGAKKPGKEKVGQITRAQLQEIAKKKIQDTTAASLEACMNTIAGTARSMGIDVVG encoded by the coding sequence ATGAAGAAGGTTACAGGACAGGTCAAGCTGCAGATTCCCGCCGGTAAGGCGAATCCCGCTCCGCCGATCGGCCCCGCGCTCGGTCAGCAGGGCGTGAACATCATGGAGTTCTGCAAGCAGTTCAACGCGAAGACCCAGGCGGAGGCCAAGGAAGGTCTGATCATCCCGGTGATCATCACCGTGTATCAGGACCGTTCCTTCACCTTCATCCTGAAGACGCCTCCGGCGGCCATCCTCATCAAGAAGGCCGCGGGTCTCCACACGGAGAAGAAGAAGGGGTCGGGCGCGAAGAAGCCGGGCAAGGAGAAGGTGGGGCAGATCACCCGGGCTCAGCTCCAGGAGATCGCCAAGAAGAAGATCCAGGACACCACCGCCGCGTCGCTTGAGGCCTGCATGAACACCATTGCTGGCACCGCGCGCTCCATGGGCATCGACGTCGTCGGCTAG
- the nusG gene encoding transcription termination/antitermination protein NusG: protein MAMKWYVVHTYSNFENQAKKSLEEKVRLEGLQDQFGEILIPMEQVVEMVKGEKKTSRRKFFPGYIFVQMELNDRTWHLVKNTPKITGFPGAAQNQQPTPISDAEVTRLTSQISEGTLKPKPKVQFEDGDTVRVIDGPFANFNGTVEEVNAEKGRVKVLVSIFGRATPVELDFMQVEKTTG from the coding sequence ATGGCGATGAAATGGTACGTGGTCCACACCTACTCGAACTTCGAGAACCAGGCGAAGAAGAGCCTGGAGGAGAAGGTTCGACTCGAGGGCCTGCAGGATCAGTTCGGTGAGATCCTGATCCCGATGGAGCAGGTCGTCGAGATGGTGAAGGGCGAGAAGAAGACGTCTCGCCGCAAGTTCTTCCCGGGCTACATCTTCGTGCAGATGGAGCTGAACGACCGCACGTGGCACCTGGTGAAGAACACGCCGAAGATCACCGGCTTCCCTGGCGCGGCGCAGAACCAGCAGCCCACGCCCATCTCGGATGCGGAAGTGACGCGTCTGACGTCGCAGATCTCCGAGGGCACCCTCAAGCCCAAGCCCAAGGTGCAGTTCGAGGATGGGGACACGGTGCGCGTCATTGACGGCCCGTTCGCCAACTTCAACGGCACGGTGGAAGAGGTCAACGCCGAGAAGGGCCGCGTGAAGGTGCTCGTGAGCATCTTTGGTCGCGCAACCCCCGTCGAACTGGATTTCATGCAGGTGGAGAAGACCACCGGCTAG
- a CDS encoding 50S ribosomal protein L10 — MQKSEKEELIKELHEKFSKTKSAVVAEFSKVDVETVTKLRKKFREGKVEYKVIKNTLARRAAEGTSVSVISADFTGPVALCISYDDMVAPAKILTEFIKDLETIKVRSAVVDGRRVDANGVKALAKLPGLTELRGQLLGMLNQPATKLVRTIAAPGSQLARVVQAHADKAQGQ, encoded by the coding sequence GTGCAGAAGAGCGAGAAGGAAGAGTTGATCAAGGAACTCCACGAAAAGTTCTCCAAGACGAAGTCGGCCGTGGTGGCCGAGTTCTCGAAGGTGGACGTGGAGACTGTGACCAAGCTGCGCAAGAAGTTCCGCGAGGGCAAGGTCGAGTACAAGGTCATCAAGAACACGCTGGCGCGCCGGGCTGCTGAAGGCACGTCGGTGTCGGTGATTTCTGCTGACTTCACCGGTCCCGTGGCGCTGTGCATCAGCTACGACGACATGGTGGCCCCGGCCAAGATTCTCACCGAGTTCATCAAGGACTTGGAGACGATCAAGGTTCGGAGCGCGGTGGTCGACGGCCGCCGGGTGGACGCCAATGGCGTCAAGGCCCTGGCGAAGCTGCCTGGCCTCACCGAGCTCCGGGGACAGCTGCTCGGCATGCTCAACCAGCCGGCAACCAAGCTGGTGCGGACCATCGCCGCTCCTGGGTCCCAGCTGGCACGGGTCGTTCAGGCCCATGCAGACAAGGCGCAGGGACAGTAA